The nucleotide window CCCGGTGGCTTCACACATATGTGCTGAGCCCGCTCGGGCGCGGGACCGCCTGGCTGGTGCGGGGCGTCGGGGCGGTGCTCGGCGGACTCGTCCGGTGGACCGTGATCGTGCCGGCGGTCGCCCTGTGGCGCTACGTCCTCGGCCCGGCCGGACGGCTGCTGGCCGCCGTGGTGACCGTGCTCGTCCGGGAGACCGGGGCGGCGCTGGGGCACTGCTGGCGGGCCGCCGGGATCCTTTCCCGGGCCCTTGGCCGGTTCCTGGGCGCGGTGCTGCGGTGGACCGTCGTCGAACCGGTGCGCCGGGTCTACCGCAGCGTGCTCACGCCGGTGGGACACGTGATCCGGGACGGCCTGTGGCGGCCGGTCCGGCAGGCGCTGCGGACCGCGCGCGAGACGGTGCGCCAGACCCGGCGGGAGGTCCGGCGGACCCTGTTCGGGGCGCCCCGCGAGCCGCGGCCGGCGAGAGCCGTGGTGCCCCGGCGGGAACCAGCGGGTTCCAGGACACGTACTCTAGGTAAGAAGTCCGGGCGCGACGTGTCCCCGCCCGCGCGGGGCTGATCCGGACCGGGCGACGCCGGACGGCGTCCTCCGGGCCGTCCCCGTGCCTGCGGGGTGGCATCCGGCAGCGCCCTCACACAAGGAGAAGTAACACTGGGCAAGCGACAGCCCGAAGGCCCGCCGCCCGCACCGGCGGTGCAGCGCATCCGACTGCGCTACACCAAGCGCGGCCGCCTCCGGTTCACCAGCCACCGCGACTTCCAGCGCGCTTTCGAGCGGGCGCTGCGCCGCGCCGAGGTCCCCATGGCCTATTCGGCGGGCTTCACCCCGCACCCCAAGGTGTCGTACGCCAACGCCGCCCCCACCGGCACGGGCAGCGAGGCCGAGTATCTGGAAATCCAGCTCGCCGAGCACCGCGATCCGGACATGCTCCGCGAACTGCTCGACACCTCGCTGCCGGACGGGCTCGATGTGATCGACGCCGTCGAGGCGCACACCTCAGGCCTGGCCGACCGGCTGGAGGCCTCGGTGTGGGAGATCCGGCTCGAGGGAGTCGGGGCCGAGGAGGCCGGGCACGCCGTCGAGGCGTTCCTCGCCGCCGAAGAGGTGCAGGTCGAGCGCCGTACGAAGAACGGCATGCGGACCTTTGACGCACGAGGCGCGGTGACGCGTCTGGAGGCCACCGGTTGCCCGGGCGATAGGCCCGACGGCAAAGCCTGTGCGATACTGCGGCTGGTTGTTCGGCATCTGACACCTGCCGTTCGACCCGACGACGTCCTGTCCGGCCTCCGAGCTACGGCCGACCTGGCGCCGCCGGTCCCCGCTGCGGTGACCAGGCTGGCGCAGGGGCTGCTCGATGAGGAGACCGGCGCGGTGACTGACCCGCTAGCGCCCGACCGCGACGCTGCCACGGCCGCCCCACCCACGGCCGCCGGGCTGAGTGCCGCGAAGGCGACGAGTGGGGTCTCCCCGGCAGCCGGGGAAGGTACTGCGTAGGACCGCCGTCGTCGCGTCGCCGATCAGCCAGGGAGCCACCCCGGTCCGGCAGACGCACTGACCAGGAGACTTTCGCCGGTCCCCGCCCTAAGGGAGCCGGCGAGCGAGACGACAGCTCCCGTGCGGCGCCCACGCCCCGGACAGCGGGACCGCGCTCATCACGCGGACCGCGACCGGAATCAGGCGCGGCGCCCGGGAGCGTGACGGGAGAACCGCCCGCATGCTCGAGCCCATTGAGCCCACCGATTCCACGCATTCCCGGAACGGTGGCGCCGACGACAACCATTCACCCAGCGACACCCTGCCGCCCCGGCGCCGTGCCGCTTCCCGGCCGGCCGGCCCGCCCAAGGGCGCCGGCGCCGCGGAAGCCGCAGTGGTGAGCACCGCTTCCGACGGGCCCGGTGCGGCCCTCGCCGAGGAGAGCACCGCCTCCGCGGTCACCAGCGGCGACGAGGCCAAGCCCGCCCGTACCCGCCGCCGGGCGACCCGTAAGGTCACCTCCCCGTCCGGCGCCCCGAAGCCGGCCTCCGGCGAGCCCGCCGCGGCCCCGGCCGAACCGGCCGCCGCCGAAGCCCCCGCCGCCGAGACGCCCGCCGAGGCGCCGCAGGCCGAGGAGGCGCCGCGCCGCCGTCGCCGGGCCACCCGCAAGGTCACCGCCCCCGCCGGCACCCCGCAGAGCGAGGCCGCAGCGGAGCCGGCGGCCGCGACCGCGCCCGCACCCGCTGAGGCCGCGCCCGCCGAGAGCACCGCTCCGGCCGCCGCCCAGGAGGCCGAGGAGGAGGCGCCGCGCCGTAGCCGCCGCCGCGCCACCCGTAAGGCCACCGCGCCGG belongs to Streptomyces sp. NBC_01454 and includes:
- a CDS encoding TIGR03936 family radical SAM-associated protein — translated: MQRIRLRYTKRGRLRFTSHRDFQRAFERALRRAEVPMAYSAGFTPHPKVSYANAAPTGTGSEAEYLEIQLAEHRDPDMLRELLDTSLPDGLDVIDAVEAHTSGLADRLEASVWEIRLEGVGAEEAGHAVEAFLAAEEVQVERRTKNGMRTFDARGAVTRLEATGCPGDRPDGKACAILRLVVRHLTPAVRPDDVLSGLRATADLAPPVPAAVTRLAQGLLDEETGAVTDPLAPDRDAATAAPPTAAGLSAAKATSGVSPAAGEGTA